One Pseudonocardia abyssalis DNA segment encodes these proteins:
- a CDS encoding cytochrome c oxidase subunit 4, protein MKVESRLFEIVTVTVFILGIVYAVLAQEPVGVAGLFLTGGLTLIIGTYFRFVSRRLEERPEDNPDAEVSDGAGDVGFFSPGSYWPITVAACAALVGISLAFFYIWALVIAGIMLLMAVGGLVFEYHIRPEAH, encoded by the coding sequence ATGAAGGTCGAGTCGCGACTCTTCGAGATCGTCACCGTCACCGTCTTCATCCTGGGGATCGTCTACGCGGTCCTGGCCCAGGAGCCGGTCGGCGTCGCCGGGCTGTTCCTCACCGGCGGGCTGACGCTGATCATCGGCACCTACTTCCGGTTCGTCTCACGGCGGCTGGAGGAGCGCCCCGAGGACAACCCGGACGCCGAGGTGTCCGATGGGGCCGGTGATGTCGGCTTCTTCTCGCCCGGCAGCTACTGGCCGATCACGGTGGCCGCGTGCGCCGCACTCGTCGGCATCTCGCTCGCGTTCTTCTACATCTGGGCGCTGGTCATCGCGGGCATCATGCTGCTGATGGCCGTCGGTGGACTGGTCTTCGAGTACCACATCCGGCCCGAGGCCCACTAG
- the ctaC gene encoding aa3-type cytochrome oxidase subunit II produces MGRAHHGAHPGRARAVKLAVLAALIVPLTTGCSVQDVIRFGWPGGVTPQAEAMRELWTWSAIAALVVGAVTWGAMFWAVAFHRKKKGDDDTPPRQTQYNLPVEIAFTVIPTIIVAVLFGFTVSVQNYVDTDNPNPDLAVDIRGFQWNWEFTYPDAQGPDGEPVSTLGDSATIPLLVLPTEASIQFTQASSDVIHSFFVPEFLFKRDVFPMPEKNNQDNVWQIDQIDRQGTFVGRCAELCGTYHSQMNFEVRALPQDLFDQWLTLRGQINPATGAGYTAGEALGELGCGVDCEPAATMTVPYNTDRAAREPSGTIAAGN; encoded by the coding sequence GTGGGCCGAGCACACCACGGAGCGCACCCGGGTCGGGCGCGGGCGGTCAAGCTCGCCGTTCTGGCCGCGCTGATCGTGCCGCTGACCACCGGATGTTCGGTGCAGGACGTCATCCGCTTCGGGTGGCCGGGCGGCGTCACGCCGCAGGCCGAGGCCATGCGCGAGCTGTGGACCTGGTCGGCCATCGCGGCGCTCGTCGTCGGGGCCGTCACCTGGGGTGCGATGTTCTGGGCGGTGGCGTTCCACCGCAAGAAGAAGGGTGACGACGACACCCCGCCGCGCCAGACCCAGTACAACCTGCCCGTCGAGATCGCGTTCACCGTGATCCCGACCATCATCGTGGCGGTGCTGTTCGGGTTCACCGTCAGCGTGCAGAACTACGTCGACACCGACAACCCGAACCCGGACCTCGCGGTCGACATCCGCGGTTTCCAGTGGAACTGGGAGTTCACCTACCCCGACGCGCAGGGTCCCGACGGCGAGCCCGTGAGCACGCTGGGCGACAGCGCCACGATCCCGCTGCTGGTGCTCCCGACCGAGGCGAGCATCCAGTTCACGCAGGCCTCCAGCGACGTCATCCACAGCTTCTTCGTGCCGGAGTTCCTCTTCAAGCGCGACGTCTTCCCGATGCCGGAGAAGAACAACCAGGACAACGTCTGGCAGATCGACCAGATCGACCGCCAGGGCACGTTCGTCGGGCGCTGCGCGGAGCTGTGCGGCACGTATCACTCGCAGATGAACTTCGAGGTCCGCGCGCTGCCGCAGGACCTGTTCGACCAGTGGCTCACCCTGCGCGGCCAGATCAACCCGGCCACCGGCGCGGGCTACACCGCGGGCGAGGCGCTCGGCGAGCTCGGCTGCGGCGTCGACTGCGAGCCGGCCGCCACGATGACCGTTCCGTACAACACCGATCGAGCCGCGCGCGAGCCGTCCGGCACGATCGCCGCCGGGAACTGA
- the asnB gene encoding asparagine synthase (glutamine-hydrolyzing), giving the protein MCGLLGLLTSEADAPDRVGAVGDAMACARHRGPDESGTWHDADVAFGFNRLAIIDIEHSHQPLHYADGRYTIVFNGEVYNYLELRAELAAEHGAEFATDGDTEAVVAAYHHWGPDAVRRLRGMFAFLIWDSHERVVFGARDPFGIKPLFVASGPAGVAFASEKKSLLALAPALGLDGHGGVAADIDPVALQHYLTLQYVPEPATMHRSVRRVESGSHVTVRPGGEVEHERYFTPVFTGRGPTGPALHSRIADVLRGSVAAHMRADVTVGAFLSGGIDSTAIAVLAKEHNPDLITFTTGFERSGYSEVDVAAETAASIGVRHVVRTVKPDEMMDALPSIVWYLDDPVADPALVPLWFIAREAREHVKVVLSGEGADELFGGYTIYHEPVSLAAFERVPGSLRRLLGRTSVRLPEGMRGKDLLRRGAIPLEQRYYGNARIFRDDQLAGVLRRYDPRRSHTDITEGHYLASRHWDAVARMQHVDLFTWLRGDILVKADKMTMANSLELRVPFLDPEVFEVARELPRSEKLAGGTTKYALRRALADIVPSHVLNRKKLGFPVPIRHWLRDEMYRWACDIVRDSQADHLIDLHAVRALLDAHRDGPIDHSRRIWTLLVFLIWHGIFVEDRIRPAIAEPVHPVRL; this is encoded by the coding sequence GTGTGCGGACTGCTCGGACTCCTGACCTCCGAAGCCGATGCCCCGGATCGGGTGGGCGCGGTGGGCGACGCCATGGCGTGCGCCCGGCACCGCGGGCCCGACGAGAGCGGCACGTGGCACGACGCCGACGTCGCGTTCGGCTTCAACCGGCTCGCGATCATCGACATCGAGCACTCCCACCAGCCGCTGCACTACGCCGACGGCCGGTACACGATCGTCTTCAACGGCGAGGTCTACAACTACCTCGAGCTGCGGGCGGAGCTCGCCGCCGAGCACGGCGCGGAGTTCGCCACCGACGGCGACACCGAGGCCGTCGTCGCCGCGTACCACCACTGGGGCCCCGACGCGGTGCGCCGCCTGCGCGGCATGTTCGCGTTCCTGATCTGGGACAGCCACGAACGGGTGGTCTTCGGGGCGCGCGACCCGTTCGGGATCAAGCCGCTGTTCGTCGCGTCCGGCCCGGCGGGCGTCGCGTTCGCGAGCGAGAAGAAGAGCCTCCTCGCGCTCGCCCCGGCCCTGGGTCTCGACGGTCACGGCGGGGTCGCCGCCGACATCGACCCGGTCGCCCTGCAGCACTACCTGACCCTGCAGTACGTACCCGAGCCCGCCACGATGCACCGTTCGGTGCGCCGGGTGGAGTCCGGGTCGCACGTCACGGTCCGCCCGGGCGGCGAGGTGGAGCACGAGCGCTACTTCACCCCGGTGTTCACCGGCCGCGGGCCCACCGGCCCCGCACTGCACTCCCGCATCGCCGACGTCCTGCGCGGCTCGGTGGCCGCGCACATGCGCGCCGACGTCACGGTGGGCGCGTTCCTCTCCGGCGGCATCGACTCCACCGCGATCGCCGTGCTGGCCAAGGAGCACAACCCCGACCTCATCACGTTCACGACGGGCTTCGAGCGGTCCGGCTACTCCGAGGTCGACGTCGCGGCGGAGACTGCGGCGTCGATCGGCGTGCGGCACGTCGTCCGCACCGTGAAGCCCGACGAGATGATGGACGCGCTGCCGAGCATCGTCTGGTACCTCGACGACCCGGTCGCCGACCCGGCGCTGGTCCCGCTGTGGTTCATCGCGCGGGAGGCCCGCGAGCACGTCAAGGTCGTCCTGTCCGGGGAGGGCGCCGACGAGCTGTTCGGCGGCTACACGATCTACCACGAGCCGGTGTCCCTCGCCGCGTTCGAACGGGTGCCCGGCTCGCTGCGGCGGCTGCTGGGCCGCACGTCGGTCCGGCTGCCGGAGGGCATGCGCGGCAAGGACCTGCTGCGCCGCGGCGCGATCCCGCTGGAACAGCGCTACTACGGCAACGCACGCATCTTCCGCGACGACCAGCTCGCCGGCGTGCTCCGCCGCTACGACCCCCGTCGCTCGCACACCGACATCACCGAGGGCCACTACCTCGCCTCGCGGCACTGGGACGCGGTCGCGCGGATGCAGCACGTCGACCTGTTCACCTGGCTGCGCGGCGACATCCTGGTCAAGGCCGACAAGATGACGATGGCCAACTCGCTCGAGCTGCGGGTGCCGTTCCTGGACCCCGAGGTGTTCGAGGTCGCGCGCGAGCTGCCGCGCTCGGAGAAGCTCGCCGGCGGCACCACGAAGTACGCGCTGCGCCGCGCGCTCGCCGATATCGTGCCGTCGCACGTGCTGAACCGGAAGAAGCTCGGGTTCCCGGTGCCGATCCGGCACTGGCTGCGCGACGAGATGTACCGGTGGGCCTGCGACATCGTCCGCGACTCCCAGGCCGACCACCTCATCGACCTGCACGCCGTGCGGGCCCTGCTCGACGCCCACCGCGACGGCCCGATCGACCACAGCCGCCGCATCTGGACGCTGCTGGTGTTCCTGATCTGGCACGGGATCTTCGTGGAGGACCGGATCCGGCCGGCCATCGCCGAACCGGTGCATCCCGTTCGCCTCTAG
- a CDS encoding dihydrofolate reductase family protein, with translation MSRIIAGLFTSVDGVVEDPQDWHFPYFDDEVGAVVGGLMQPRMLLGRVTYSGFAEHFAPLAGEEFADQMAAPPKFVVSSTLESAEWGNATVLGADWVDRLREIKAGDGPDLGMSGSVTLIHSLIAEGLLDELHLIVHPVVVGGGRRRLFPTGTGSFPLPVASVTPLKNGSVHVVHTPATR, from the coding sequence ATGAGCAGGATCATCGCCGGACTCTTCACCTCGGTCGACGGCGTCGTCGAGGATCCGCAGGACTGGCACTTCCCCTACTTCGACGACGAGGTGGGTGCCGTGGTCGGCGGGCTCATGCAGCCGCGGATGCTGCTCGGCCGCGTGACCTACTCCGGCTTCGCCGAGCACTTCGCGCCGCTGGCCGGCGAGGAGTTCGCCGACCAGATGGCCGCTCCGCCGAAGTTCGTCGTCTCCAGCACGCTCGAGTCCGCGGAGTGGGGCAACGCCACGGTCCTCGGCGCCGACTGGGTCGATCGGCTGCGCGAGATCAAGGCCGGTGACGGACCCGACCTGGGTATGAGCGGAAGCGTCACCCTCATCCACTCGCTGATCGCCGAGGGCCTGCTCGACGAACTGCACCTGATCGTGCACCCCGTCGTGGTCGGCGGCGGGCGCCGTCGCCTGTTCCCCACCGGCACCGGGTCCTTCCCGCTGCCGGTGGCGTCGGTGACGCCGCTGAAGAACGGCTCCGTGCACGTCGTGCACACGCCGGCCACGCGCTGA
- the zwf gene encoding glucose-6-phosphate dehydrogenase, whose protein sequence is MSEHRPQTIAYPATGSRPYGPGSELIAPHVVVLFGATGDLARRKLLPGLTHLAASALAPSIRVVGSSLEDMSDDAFRAFARQAVFEFGTHKPTPEQWEAFAGNLRYVSVTAGPEALAEAVAAAEADLDDPLRLHYLSVPPKAALDVITMLDQAKLVERSRVVMEKPFGTDLASAVRLNDEVHETFTESQIFRIDHFLGKEAAQNILALRFANGLFEPIWNRNFIDHVQIDVPETLGLDERANFYESTGAYKDMVVTHLFQVLAFVAMEPPTALEPWPISEEKNKVFRSLLPIQPQHVVRGQFTGYRELPGVARDSDTETFIALRAQLDNWRWAGVPFYLRTGKKMAQGQRIISIAFKEAPRTMFPANSGVGASGPDHLTFDLADESKVSLSYYGKRPGPGMKLDKLSMQFSSQEGEHSGDTLEAYERLILDAMRGDHTLFTTADGIESLWERSQPMLDDPPPVKPYGEASWGPNAIHQLITPHAWRLPFERVWRDKLKP, encoded by the coding sequence ATGTCGGAACATCGTCCGCAGACGATCGCGTATCCCGCCACCGGATCGCGGCCCTACGGGCCGGGGTCCGAGCTCATCGCCCCGCACGTCGTCGTCCTGTTCGGGGCCACGGGGGACCTGGCGCGCCGCAAGCTGCTGCCGGGTCTCACCCACCTCGCGGCGTCGGCGCTGGCCCCGTCGATCCGGGTGGTCGGGTCGTCGCTGGAGGACATGAGCGACGACGCGTTCCGCGCGTTCGCCCGCCAGGCCGTCTTCGAGTTCGGCACCCACAAGCCCACGCCGGAGCAGTGGGAGGCCTTCGCGGGCAACCTGCGCTACGTGTCGGTGACGGCCGGTCCGGAGGCGCTCGCCGAGGCCGTCGCCGCAGCGGAGGCCGATCTCGACGACCCGCTGCGGCTGCACTACCTCAGCGTGCCCCCGAAGGCCGCGCTCGACGTCATCACGATGCTCGACCAGGCGAAGCTCGTCGAGCGCTCGCGCGTGGTGATGGAGAAGCCGTTCGGCACCGACCTGGCCAGCGCGGTCCGGCTCAACGACGAGGTGCACGAGACGTTCACCGAGTCGCAGATCTTCCGCATCGACCACTTCCTGGGCAAGGAGGCGGCGCAGAACATCCTCGCGCTGCGCTTCGCCAACGGGCTGTTCGAGCCGATCTGGAACCGCAACTTCATCGACCACGTCCAGATCGACGTGCCCGAGACCCTGGGCCTGGACGAGCGCGCCAACTTCTACGAGTCCACCGGCGCCTACAAGGACATGGTGGTCACCCACCTGTTCCAGGTGCTGGCGTTCGTCGCGATGGAGCCGCCCACCGCACTCGAGCCGTGGCCGATCAGCGAGGAGAAGAACAAGGTCTTCCGCTCGCTGCTGCCGATCCAGCCGCAGCACGTGGTGCGCGGGCAGTTCACCGGCTACCGCGAGCTGCCCGGCGTCGCGCGCGACTCCGACACCGAGACCTTCATCGCCCTGCGCGCCCAGCTCGACAACTGGCGCTGGGCGGGCGTGCCGTTCTACCTGCGCACCGGCAAGAAGATGGCCCAGGGCCAGCGGATCATCTCGATCGCGTTCAAGGAGGCGCCGCGGACGATGTTCCCGGCGAACTCCGGTGTGGGCGCGTCGGGTCCGGACCACCTGACGTTCGACCTGGCCGACGAGTCGAAGGTCTCGCTGTCCTACTACGGCAAGCGGCCCGGGCCCGGGATGAAGCTCGACAAGCTCTCCATGCAGTTCTCCTCGCAGGAGGGGGAGCACTCCGGCGACACGCTGGAGGCCTACGAACGCCTGATCCTCGACGCCATGCGCGGTGACCACACGCTGTTCACCACCGCCGACGGCATCGAGAGCCTGTGGGAGCGCTCGCAGCCGATGCTCGACGACCCGCCGCCGGTGAAGCCGTACGGGGAGGCGAGCTGGGGACCGAACGCGATCCACCAGCTGATCACCCCGCACGCCTGGCGGCTGCCGTTCGAGCGCGTGTGGCGGGACAAGCTCAAGCCCTGA
- a CDS encoding carbohydrate kinase family protein, which produces MHFPGRFADQMVVDQLDRMSLSFLVDGLVIKKGGSAGNIAFGLGVLGQSPLLVGAVGADFAEYREWLEAHGVDCSAILVCDDVHTARFVCTTDDDMRQIGSFYTGAMARSGQIHLADFADRVDLVLIGASDPGAMVQLTGECREAGTPFAADVSQQVARMDGDGIRQLVEGARYLMTNDYEWELLQQKTGWTEAQVAERVDIRITTLGEHGVQISGREVGELKIGVVPETGKVDPTGVGDAFRAGFLAATAGGLSLERAAQLGSLIAVQVLEHDGGQEWPWDRAHGLERLRDAYGPDAATDIETVLPA; this is translated from the coding sequence ATGCATTTCCCGGGGCGGTTCGCCGACCAGATGGTCGTCGACCAGCTCGACCGGATGTCGCTGAGCTTCCTGGTCGACGGGCTCGTCATCAAGAAGGGCGGCTCGGCGGGCAACATCGCGTTCGGTCTGGGCGTGCTCGGGCAGTCGCCGCTGCTCGTCGGTGCCGTCGGGGCCGACTTCGCGGAGTACCGCGAGTGGCTGGAGGCCCACGGCGTCGACTGCTCGGCGATCCTGGTCTGCGACGACGTGCACACCGCGCGCTTCGTCTGCACCACCGACGACGACATGCGCCAGATCGGCTCGTTCTACACCGGTGCGATGGCCCGCTCCGGGCAGATCCACCTCGCCGACTTCGCCGACCGCGTCGACCTCGTCCTGATCGGGGCGAGCGACCCCGGCGCGATGGTCCAGCTCACCGGTGAGTGCCGCGAGGCGGGCACGCCGTTCGCCGCGGACGTCTCCCAGCAGGTCGCCCGGATGGACGGCGACGGCATCCGGCAGCTCGTCGAGGGCGCCCGCTACCTCATGACCAACGACTACGAGTGGGAGCTGCTCCAGCAGAAGACCGGCTGGACCGAGGCCCAGGTCGCCGAGCGCGTCGACATCCGGATCACCACGCTCGGCGAGCACGGCGTGCAGATCTCCGGCCGCGAGGTCGGCGAGCTGAAGATCGGTGTGGTGCCGGAGACCGGCAAGGTCGACCCCACCGGCGTCGGCGACGCCTTCCGCGCCGGCTTCCTCGCCGCCACCGCGGGCGGTCTCTCGCTCGAGCGCGCCGCGCAGCTCGGCTCGCTGATCGCCGTGCAGGTGCTGGAGCACGACGGCGGCCAGGAGTGGCCGTGGGACCGCGCGCACGGCCTGGAACGCCTGCGCGACGCCTACGGCCCCGACGCGGCCACCGACATCGAAACGGTCCTCCCGGCGTAA
- a CDS encoding HesB/IscA family protein: protein MTVENTVTTDTAVETDTHGVELSDAAALKARLLLEQEGRDDMHLRIAVQPGGCAGLRYQLFFDDRSLDGDLFRDYNGLKVGVDRMSAPYLQGAVIDFVDTIEKQGFTIDNPNAGGSCACGDSFN, encoded by the coding sequence ATGACCGTCGAGAACACCGTCACGACCGACACGGCCGTCGAGACCGATACGCACGGGGTCGAACTCAGCGACGCCGCCGCACTCAAGGCCCGCCTCCTGCTCGAACAGGAGGGCCGGGACGACATGCACCTGCGCATCGCCGTCCAGCCCGGAGGCTGCGCGGGCCTGCGCTACCAGCTCTTCTTCGACGACCGTTCCCTCGACGGCGACCTGTTCCGGGACTACAACGGCCTCAAGGTCGGGGTGGACCGGATGAGTGCGCCGTACCTGCAGGGCGCGGTCATCGACTTCGTCGACACCATCGAGAAGCAGGGCTTCACGATCGACAACCCGAACGCGGGCGGTTCCTGCGCCTGCGGCGACTCGTTCAACTGA
- a CDS encoding glycerate kinase family protein: MQVVVAPDSFGGTLTATGAAVSIAAGWRSVAPDDVLTLLPLADGGTGFVDVLHTARGGTWHERTVTGPLGVPVEARWLEIDGVAYVESAAACGLHLVTDRTPATARRASTRGVGELIADARDAGMAEVVVGLGGSATTDGGAGMLAALGARTVDDRGEPVPDGAPVGAARLDGAPDLAGVRLVAAADVDNPLLGLHGAAAVFGPQKGADEAAVADLDAALAAFADLLPRDVRDEPGAGAAGGLGAALLALGARRVSGAGLVRDLVGLDAALDTADLAVTGEGSFDWQSLRGKLVTTVARGAADRGIPCLVLAGQVSVGRREAGAAGVDSAYSVAEDAGGVEASMADPSGTLAALAARVARQWSR, from the coding sequence GTGCAGGTGGTCGTGGCCCCGGACTCCTTCGGCGGGACGTTGACCGCCACGGGTGCGGCGGTGTCGATCGCGGCGGGCTGGCGCTCCGTCGCCCCCGACGACGTGCTCACCCTCCTCCCGCTCGCCGACGGCGGCACCGGGTTCGTCGACGTCCTGCACACCGCCCGCGGCGGCACCTGGCACGAGCGCACCGTCACCGGGCCGCTGGGGGTTCCCGTCGAGGCCCGCTGGCTGGAGATCGACGGCGTCGCCTATGTCGAGTCGGCCGCCGCCTGCGGTCTGCACCTGGTGACCGACCGGACCCCCGCCACGGCCCGCCGCGCGAGCACCCGGGGCGTGGGGGAGCTGATCGCCGACGCCCGCGACGCCGGGATGGCCGAGGTCGTCGTGGGGCTCGGCGGGTCGGCCACCACCGACGGCGGCGCGGGGATGCTCGCCGCGCTGGGCGCCCGCACGGTCGACGACAGGGGAGAGCCGGTACCCGATGGTGCCCCGGTGGGTGCGGCGCGGCTCGACGGCGCCCCCGACCTGGCCGGTGTCCGGCTCGTCGCGGCCGCCGACGTCGACAACCCCCTGCTCGGCCTGCACGGCGCCGCCGCGGTCTTCGGACCGCAGAAGGGGGCCGACGAGGCCGCGGTCGCCGACCTCGACGCCGCACTCGCCGCGTTCGCCGACCTGCTGCCCCGCGACGTCCGCGACGAACCGGGCGCGGGTGCCGCGGGCGGGCTGGGGGCGGCGCTGCTCGCGCTGGGTGCGCGGCGGGTGTCCGGAGCGGGGCTGGTGCGCGACCTCGTCGGCCTCGACGCCGCGCTCGACACCGCCGACCTCGCCGTGACGGGCGAGGGCAGCTTCGACTGGCAGTCGCTGCGCGGCAAGCTCGTCACCACCGTGGCCCGCGGCGCAGCCGACCGCGGGATCCCGTGCCTGGTGCTCGCCGGGCAGGTGTCGGTCGGGCGGCGCGAGGCGGGCGCGGCGGGCGTCGACTCCGCGTACTCGGTCGCCGAGGACGCGGGCGGTGTCGAGGCGTCGATGGCCGACCCCTCGGGCACGTTGGCCGCGCTGGCCGCCCGGGTGGCGCGGCAGTGGAGTCGATGA
- a CDS encoding DUF3043 domain-containing protein translates to MRFLRSKPADSDDPTAGVSATGPETVRVGGKGRPTPKRREAETKRRGPAPPPPRTQREASKLARANRPDKSVRRAEAMERRERMAAGDEKFLMPRDRGPVKAYVRDVIDSRPHLMGLFMPLAIIVVLSLLIPIPQVQSYLSLFSLIALTTMIIEGIFLGASITKKARARFPEEKIGGLGTGWYAFTRASQLRRLRIPKPRVERGANP, encoded by the coding sequence GTGAGGTTTCTCCGCTCGAAGCCGGCCGACTCCGACGACCCGACCGCCGGCGTGTCCGCGACCGGGCCCGAGACCGTCCGCGTCGGCGGCAAGGGCCGCCCCACGCCCAAGCGGCGCGAGGCCGAGACGAAGCGCCGCGGCCCGGCCCCGCCGCCGCCGCGCACCCAGCGCGAGGCGTCGAAGCTCGCGCGGGCCAACCGGCCCGACAAGTCCGTGCGCCGCGCCGAGGCGATGGAGCGCCGCGAGCGGATGGCCGCGGGCGACGAGAAGTTCCTCATGCCGCGCGACCGCGGGCCGGTCAAGGCCTACGTGCGCGACGTCATCGACTCCCGGCCGCACCTCATGGGCCTGTTCATGCCGCTGGCGATCATCGTGGTGCTCTCGCTGCTGATCCCGATCCCGCAGGTGCAGTCCTACCTGAGCCTGTTCAGCCTCATCGCGCTCACCACGATGATCATCGAGGGCATCTTCCTCGGGGCGTCGATCACGAAGAAGGCCCGCGCGAGGTTCCCGGAGGAGAAGATCGGCGGGCTGGGCACCGGCTGGTACGCCTTCACCCGCGCCTCCCAGCTGCGCCGTCTGCGCATCCCGAAGCCGCGTGTGGAGCGGGGCGCGAACCCCTGA
- a CDS encoding bifunctional adenosylcobinamide kinase/adenosylcobinamide-phosphate guanylyltransferase, with amino-acid sequence MITLVLGGTRSGKSGYAEHLLPADAPVRYLATAARRPGDAEWDARLDAHRARRPAAWETVESPDVAALVRAGGGPLLVDDLATWITGVLDDTGAWESPVVPPAVGDRVSALVDAVAAAPGRVVLVSAEVGLGVVPATRSGRVFRDELGALNAALAAVADEVVLLVAGLTLRLK; translated from the coding sequence GTGATCACGCTGGTGCTCGGCGGGACGCGGTCGGGCAAGTCCGGGTACGCGGAGCACCTGCTGCCCGCCGACGCCCCCGTCCGCTACCTCGCCACCGCCGCCCGACGTCCCGGTGACGCGGAGTGGGACGCCCGGCTCGACGCCCACCGCGCCCGTCGCCCGGCCGCGTGGGAGACCGTCGAGTCGCCCGACGTCGCCGCACTCGTCCGCGCCGGGGGCGGGCCGCTGCTGGTCGACGACCTCGCCACCTGGATCACCGGGGTCCTCGACGACACCGGTGCGTGGGAGTCCCCCGTCGTGCCCCCGGCCGTCGGCGACCGCGTGTCCGCGCTGGTCGACGCCGTGGCCGCGGCCCCGGGGCGGGTGGTGCTGGTGTCGGCGGAGGTCGGGCTCGGGGTCGTACCCGCCACCCGCTCGGGCCGGGTGTTCCGCGACGAGCTGGGCGCGCTGAACGCCGCGCTCGCCGCGGTGGCCGACGAGGTCGTGCTGCTCGTGGCCGGGCTGACGCTGCGACTGAAGTAG
- the cobT gene encoding nicotinate-nucleotide--dimethylbenzimidazole phosphoribosyltransferase, with the protein MDIPAITPPDAEFHRAAVARHAELAVPLGGLGRLAELGCWLAAAQGACPPLPPARPRVVVVAADHGIAAAGVSRHPGSATLGQVQSVREHTAPVSVLAPVSGASIRVLDVGLDHDSPDPHHVRRGSGRIDREDALTAEETEQAFAAGRAVVDEEVDAGADLLIPASLGVGATTAASTLVSALSGAEPVAVIGRGSGIDDQGWMRKAAAVRDALRRAKPHVRDPLALLRTAGGTDLAALTGILVQAAVRRTPVLVDGLVVGAAAMIADDLSPGARAWWLAAQRSPEPAMALALTHLSLTPVLDLDLRTGDGTGAVAVLPLLQMAARVLAETATLADLA; encoded by the coding sequence GTGGACATCCCCGCGATCACCCCGCCCGACGCCGAGTTCCACCGGGCCGCGGTCGCCCGGCACGCCGAGCTCGCCGTGCCGCTGGGCGGGCTGGGCCGCCTGGCCGAGCTGGGCTGCTGGCTCGCGGCCGCGCAGGGGGCGTGCCCGCCGCTGCCCCCGGCCCGCCCGCGGGTGGTCGTCGTGGCCGCCGACCACGGGATCGCCGCGGCCGGGGTCTCCCGCCACCCGGGCAGCGCCACGCTGGGCCAGGTGCAGTCGGTGCGTGAGCACACCGCGCCGGTCTCCGTGCTCGCGCCCGTGAGCGGGGCGTCGATCCGGGTCCTCGACGTCGGGCTCGACCACGACTCACCCGACCCGCACCACGTGCGCCGCGGCTCCGGGCGGATCGACCGCGAGGACGCGCTCACCGCCGAGGAGACCGAGCAGGCGTTCGCGGCCGGACGCGCCGTCGTCGACGAGGAGGTGGACGCCGGGGCCGACCTGCTCATCCCCGCCTCGCTCGGCGTGGGGGCCACCACGGCCGCGTCGACGCTGGTCAGCGCGCTGTCCGGGGCCGAGCCGGTGGCCGTCATCGGGCGGGGCAGCGGCATCGACGACCAGGGTTGGATGCGCAAGGCCGCCGCCGTCCGTGACGCCCTGCGCCGGGCCAAGCCGCACGTCCGCGACCCTCTCGCCCTGCTGCGCACCGCGGGCGGTACCGACCTCGCCGCGCTCACCGGGATCCTCGTGCAGGCCGCCGTCCGCCGGACGCCGGTGCTCGTCGACGGGCTGGTCGTCGGCGCGGCAGCGATGATCGCCGACGACCTGTCGCCCGGCGCCCGGGCCTGGTGGCTGGCCGCGCAGCGGTCCCCGGAACCCGCGATGGCGCTGGCCCTGACGCACCTGAGCCTGACGCCGGTGCTGGACCTCGACCTGCGCACCGGTGACGGCACCGGCGCGGTCGCCGTCCTCCCGCTGCTGCAGATGGCGGCGCGGGTGCTCGCCGAGACCGCCACCCTCGCCGACCTGGCGTGA